Proteins co-encoded in one Diaminobutyricimonas sp. LJ205 genomic window:
- a CDS encoding ABC transporter permease produces the protein MSTGLISLHSIPGERGPRRDTLLRKMLGRPSVIFFAAILGIITILCVLAPLIAPNPNSAAFDVHLTPNMNHIMGTDNLGRDLFARMLYGGRISLLVGFTVAVICLTIGIFAGGLAGYFGGFADTVLTKITEFFQVIPGLILALAATAILGTNVGLIIIILSLTMWPQVARVMRAEAMKISELGYIESARAAGFGSFRIFWSDVIPNALPPVLVATTMTVGRAILIESALSFLGLGDANHPSWGALLHSAQQFMQVAWWVAVFPGAAIFVVVLAANMLGDYLNDALNPALSRVKS, from the coding sequence ATGAGTACGGGACTGATCTCACTGCACAGCATCCCCGGAGAAAGGGGGCCGCGACGCGACACCCTTCTGAGAAAGATGCTTGGGCGTCCGAGCGTCATCTTCTTCGCCGCGATTCTAGGGATCATCACGATCCTTTGTGTTCTCGCGCCCCTGATCGCACCAAATCCGAACTCGGCCGCGTTCGACGTGCACCTCACACCGAACATGAACCACATCATGGGGACGGACAACCTCGGCCGCGACCTCTTCGCCCGAATGCTCTACGGCGGGCGAATTTCGCTGCTCGTTGGATTCACGGTCGCCGTCATCTGCCTCACGATCGGGATTTTCGCCGGCGGACTCGCGGGCTACTTCGGTGGGTTCGCAGACACGGTGCTGACCAAGATCACCGAGTTCTTCCAGGTCATCCCTGGACTCATTCTTGCGCTAGCCGCCACGGCGATCCTGGGCACGAACGTCGGACTCATCATCATCATCCTGAGCCTCACGATGTGGCCGCAGGTCGCGCGCGTCATGCGCGCCGAGGCGATGAAGATCTCCGAACTGGGCTATATCGAATCCGCGAGAGCGGCCGGGTTCGGATCCTTCAGGATTTTCTGGTCGGACGTCATTCCCAACGCACTGCCGCCCGTGCTCGTCGCCACGACGATGACGGTGGGCCGGGCCATCCTGATCGAATCCGCGCTCTCCTTCCTCGGACTCGGTGACGCCAACCACCCGAGCTGGGGCGCCCTGTTGCACTCAGCCCAGCAGTTCATGCAGGTCGCGTGGTGGGTGGCCGTCTTCCCGGGTGCCGCGATCTTCGTGGTCGTCTTAGCAGCCAACATGCTCGGCGATTACCTCAACGACGCCCTCAACCCGGCGCTGAGCCGCGTGAAGTCTTAA
- a CDS encoding ABC transporter permease, with amino-acid sequence MKQWTLRLLRLIGSSLVLIFTVIVLIFILLELSPADPLKAFIGDVPVSEEFEQRMIAAYGLDKSPFERFFLYLGNLLTGDLGHSIVHQRPVADVILERLGNTLILTLPALVISSLGGIILGTIAARTRKPALDNAVSIGAIVGFSLPSFWLALLLILVFSLWLGWLPSQGMAPFGRPGLQIEYLILPLIALSVAELGFKTRIMRSSMIEVLGQDYIDTARSKGLTSLQVLRRHGVLNAMLPMVSVIGYSLGFVIAGSVVIEKVFSWPGMGLLLYDSITKGENLVVIGIVIIMTVIIVIVNALTDVTYGILDPRVRAKMRRRG; translated from the coding sequence GTGAAGCAATGGACCCTGCGACTGCTGCGGCTGATCGGCTCGTCGCTCGTGCTGATCTTCACGGTGATCGTGTTGATCTTCATCCTGCTGGAGCTTTCGCCCGCAGATCCCCTCAAGGCGTTCATCGGGGATGTTCCCGTCAGTGAGGAGTTCGAGCAGCGAATGATCGCGGCCTACGGTCTCGACAAATCGCCCTTCGAGCGTTTCTTCCTCTACCTCGGGAATCTCCTCACAGGCGACCTCGGACACTCGATCGTGCACCAGCGGCCGGTCGCCGACGTGATCCTCGAGAGGCTCGGCAACACGCTGATCCTGACACTGCCCGCGCTCGTGATCTCGTCGCTCGGTGGCATCATCCTCGGCACGATCGCCGCCCGCACCCGCAAGCCCGCACTCGACAACGCGGTGTCTATCGGGGCGATCGTCGGATTCTCCCTCCCGAGCTTTTGGCTCGCGCTGCTGCTCATCCTGGTCTTCTCCCTCTGGCTGGGCTGGCTGCCGTCGCAAGGAATGGCACCGTTCGGTCGACCCGGACTCCAAATCGAGTACCTCATCCTTCCGCTCATCGCGCTCAGCGTCGCCGAACTCGGCTTCAAAACGAGGATCATGCGGTCGAGCATGATCGAAGTGCTCGGTCAGGACTACATCGACACCGCGCGTTCCAAAGGGCTGACGAGCCTGCAGGTCCTCCGCCGCCATGGAGTGCTGAACGCGATGCTCCCCATGGTGAGCGTCATCGGCTACAGCCTCGGCTTTGTGATCGCCGGCTCGGTCGTGATCGAGAAGGTGTTCAGCTGGCCCGGGATGGGCCTGCTGCTCTACGACTCGATCACCAAGGGCGAGAACCTCGTCGTCATCGGAATCGTCATCATCATGACCGTCATCATCGTCATCGTGAACGCGCTGACCGACGTGACCTACGGGATTCTCGATCCGAGAGTCCGCGCCAAGATGCGGCGCCGGGGATAA
- a CDS encoding gamma-glutamyltransferase family protein, giving the protein MASSSHWLSSSLAMRMLELGGNAFDAAVAGVFALQVIEPHQSGPGGDMVALFARGNDEQPTVLCGQGVAPAGATPEAFDALGLDLIPGSGLLPATVPGATPALLMMLRDYGTLPLRTVLEPTIALARGGYPLGEKASITIAALAEVFNAHWPTSYATYLPAGRVPAPGERFTNRALADTYERLVREAEAGSAGREAQLDAALKAWSSGFIAQTIDQFSGREQRDANGMEHRGLLTGEDMQAWSPTYEAALSVTSGEHTVFKAGAWSQGPVLLQQLALLEGVDFNPRDEESIHFVIEAAKLAFADREAWYGDSTDVPLGTLLSPGYADERRALICDAASHEFRPGSPNGRSPRMPDVHHFDTRNYENPAFAEPNFTHPAPTPGATAGDTVHLDVVDRWGNMVSAMPSGGWLHSSPIIPELGFALGTRMQMMWLEQGLPGSLVPGRRPRTTLSPTLAFRDGRPALAFGSPGGDQQDQWQFAFLATVLRGEANAQRAIEQPKFHTRHFPGSFYPRREVLGEVSIEESVGPGVIAALEKRGHKVTASPAGSIGKVFMVARDEGGFLTAAADPRGGLGYAVGR; this is encoded by the coding sequence ATGGCATCGTCGTCCCACTGGCTGTCGAGTTCGCTGGCGATGCGAATGCTTGAACTCGGCGGAAATGCGTTCGATGCGGCGGTCGCGGGAGTCTTTGCCCTTCAGGTGATCGAGCCGCATCAGAGCGGCCCGGGCGGGGACATGGTCGCGTTGTTCGCACGCGGCAACGACGAACAGCCGACGGTGCTCTGCGGCCAGGGTGTCGCGCCCGCTGGCGCAACGCCGGAAGCGTTCGATGCGCTCGGTCTCGACCTCATCCCGGGTTCAGGGCTCCTGCCCGCCACCGTGCCAGGTGCGACGCCCGCCCTCCTCATGATGCTGCGCGACTACGGCACGCTACCGCTGCGCACGGTCCTCGAACCGACGATCGCGCTCGCGCGGGGCGGCTACCCGCTCGGCGAGAAGGCGAGCATCACGATCGCCGCTCTTGCCGAGGTCTTCAACGCGCACTGGCCGACCTCCTATGCCACCTACCTTCCCGCGGGCCGCGTTCCAGCACCCGGTGAACGGTTCACGAACCGCGCCCTCGCCGACACCTACGAGCGGCTGGTCCGCGAGGCCGAAGCCGGCTCCGCAGGGCGCGAGGCGCAACTGGATGCGGCGCTCAAGGCGTGGAGTTCCGGCTTCATCGCGCAAACGATCGACCAGTTCAGCGGGCGCGAGCAGCGCGACGCGAACGGCATGGAACACCGAGGGCTCCTTACCGGCGAGGACATGCAGGCATGGAGCCCCACGTATGAGGCTGCACTGTCGGTCACCTCGGGCGAACACACCGTGTTCAAAGCGGGAGCGTGGAGCCAGGGTCCGGTCCTCCTGCAGCAGCTCGCGCTGCTCGAAGGCGTCGATTTCAATCCCCGAGATGAAGAGAGCATCCATTTCGTCATCGAGGCAGCCAAGCTGGCCTTCGCGGATCGCGAGGCGTGGTACGGAGACAGCACGGATGTCCCCCTCGGAACCCTGCTCTCCCCCGGCTACGCCGATGAGCGCCGCGCGCTCATCTGCGATGCCGCCTCGCACGAGTTTCGACCGGGGTCGCCCAATGGGCGATCCCCGAGAATGCCCGACGTCCATCACTTCGACACGAGAAACTACGAGAATCCGGCCTTTGCGGAGCCCAACTTCACCCATCCGGCGCCGACTCCGGGGGCAACCGCCGGTGACACGGTGCACCTGGATGTTGTGGACCGCTGGGGAAACATGGTGTCGGCGATGCCGAGCGGCGGATGGCTGCACTCGTCCCCGATCATCCCCGAGTTGGGTTTCGCGCTCGGCACTCGCATGCAGATGATGTGGCTCGAGCAAGGATTACCCGGTTCGCTCGTTCCTGGTCGGCGGCCGCGAACGACGCTCTCTCCAACACTCGCGTTCCGCGACGGCCGCCCCGCGCTTGCCTTCGGATCGCCTGGCGGCGACCAGCAAGACCAGTGGCAGTTCGCGTTCCTCGCGACCGTTCTCCGCGGTGAGGCGAACGCGCAGCGCGCCATTGAGCAACCGAAATTCCATACCCGGCATTTCCCGGGCTCCTTCTATCCGCGACGAGAAGTTCTCGGCGAGGTGTCGATCGAGGAGAGCGTCGGTCCCGGCGTGATCGCAGCCCTCGAGAAACGCGGCCACAAGGTCACCGCGAGCCCCGCAGGTTCCATCGGCAAGGTGTTCATGGTTGCGCGTGACGAAGGCGGATTCCTCACCGCCGCCGCCGACCCTCGTGGCGGGCTCGGGTATGCGGTTGGCCGTTGA
- a CDS encoding amidohydrolase: MHGNGSALPDELGGVRRFDIGGRPVLPGLTDGHAHLDRETLGDDLPGFAGASSVWDVLDVIAAAVAGSEPGEWVVTRPLGTPPDYPDADLPFVGRLPDRHLLDLVSPDNPVFIRPIWGFWNMKARKVSFANSMALRLAGITADTPSPHEDLTIVRDARGEPTGMFVEASQQPLIEHSLLAIAPGFSLQQRATAIGRAFERYASFGTTAFYEGHGVAGEVLDAYAESYGAGGPVLRGRLPLSPHWPEIEDISSTLAAWNDRLERRARGFASVDGIYLEASADMRRASIQAANHPRTGWAGFSSGAVVPADRLEEILLACAREGIRVSGITSELLDAMVRVHQSAPIDGLRWTLGHQASLSPRQVEDAAACGIMMTTVTGHNLHRGVYTRDLIGTDRENDIVPVKSLTDAGVPVVLSSDNRPISLWDSVHHVVTREDERGVVVAPDQAVSRYDALRLITVNGAVLTGEDATRGRIRPGYSADLTVLDRNPLECELSDLSKITGLATFVAGTPVTNDGSVLGRSSMSVLQGNAPLLSPPSGS; encoded by the coding sequence GTGCACGGCAACGGCAGCGCCCTGCCCGACGAACTTGGCGGCGTGCGCCGCTTCGACATCGGAGGTCGGCCAGTCCTGCCGGGGCTGACCGACGGGCACGCTCATCTCGACCGCGAGACCCTCGGTGACGATCTCCCCGGGTTCGCCGGCGCCTCGAGCGTCTGGGACGTGCTGGATGTCATTGCCGCGGCCGTCGCAGGCTCGGAGCCGGGCGAGTGGGTGGTCACCCGCCCGCTGGGCACGCCGCCCGACTATCCGGATGCCGACCTGCCCTTTGTGGGACGCCTGCCTGACCGGCACCTCCTCGATCTCGTGAGCCCCGACAATCCGGTCTTCATCAGGCCAATCTGGGGCTTCTGGAACATGAAGGCCCGGAAGGTCTCGTTCGCAAACTCGATGGCGCTGCGCTTGGCGGGAATCACGGCCGATACCCCGTCCCCCCATGAAGACCTCACAATTGTGCGCGACGCTCGCGGCGAACCCACGGGGATGTTTGTCGAGGCTTCACAACAACCTCTGATCGAACACAGCCTGCTGGCCATTGCACCAGGATTCAGTCTTCAGCAGCGCGCCACCGCGATCGGGCGCGCTTTCGAGCGGTACGCATCGTTCGGGACAACCGCCTTTTACGAGGGTCACGGGGTGGCCGGTGAAGTTCTCGACGCCTACGCCGAAAGCTATGGCGCAGGCGGCCCAGTGCTGCGCGGGCGTCTGCCACTGAGCCCGCACTGGCCGGAGATCGAGGACATCTCGTCGACGCTCGCCGCTTGGAATGATCGCCTCGAGCGCCGCGCTCGCGGATTCGCGAGCGTCGACGGAATCTATCTCGAAGCATCCGCCGACATGCGCCGCGCCTCCATCCAGGCGGCGAACCACCCGCGAACCGGGTGGGCGGGATTCTCCAGCGGTGCCGTGGTGCCCGCCGATCGACTCGAGGAGATCCTTCTCGCCTGCGCGAGAGAAGGCATTCGCGTCTCGGGTATCACCAGCGAGCTGCTCGACGCGATGGTGCGGGTTCACCAGAGCGCCCCCATCGACGGGTTGCGGTGGACGCTGGGACACCAAGCCTCACTGAGTCCGCGACAGGTAGAAGACGCGGCGGCGTGCGGCATCATGATGACGACCGTCACCGGACACAACCTTCACCGCGGTGTGTACACGCGCGACCTCATCGGAACAGATCGTGAGAATGACATCGTTCCAGTCAAGTCGTTGACCGACGCGGGCGTACCTGTCGTCTTGAGTTCCGACAATCGACCCATCTCGCTGTGGGACAGCGTTCACCACGTCGTGACCAGGGAAGACGAACGCGGAGTCGTCGTTGCGCCCGACCAGGCGGTGTCACGGTATGACGCGCTTCGACTCATCACCGTCAACGGCGCGGTCCTGACGGGCGAGGATGCCACGCGCGGCAGAATCCGTCCTGGCTATTCCGCAGATCTCACCGTCCTCGACCGCAATCCGCTCGAGTGCGAGTTGAGCGACCTGAGCAAGATCACGGGCCTCGCAACGTTTGTCGCCGGAACTCCCGTGACCAATGACGGGAGCGTCCTCGGGCGATCGAGCATGTCGGTATTGCAAGGTAACGCCCCACTTCTGTCCCCTCCGTCAGGAAGCTAG